One window of the Xenopus tropicalis strain Nigerian chromosome 10, UCB_Xtro_10.0, whole genome shotgun sequence genome contains the following:
- the calcoco2 gene encoding calcium-binding and coiled-coil domain-containing protein 2, with protein sequence MASDAPPTSMLQPEERNYSQVVFSRVEQSYVPGIDIICYFTYTSGFHPAKKDWVGIFKVSWKTTREYYTWVSADCEEQGLEKRVTFKAYYLPKESDDYYQFCYVDQKGEVRGVSIPFQLCRKIQDEGEEDILLVTTEEEAQGMKEKQRVLEEKVAALEKDKCTLQDECTQLALEQKNKAALIESLQAQQLECAKKNEELDQQNQELERQLEEEKCKNGSLHLKVVSAEEERERVQNDIRSLQLEQNQLKEENMELHKHTNDMEFSLKKYSEEAKNQEEEVQELKDKLWDAEAKHHLLQVQLQDIQMEKKKDKYSIELLTKEAEKVADLRQNLEKKDKTMETMEKQLAQLQRENATVLRQMEDLSYTLELRKAEISDMQQQRVRDGAEIEHLNRLLTEQSSSTPRNQGLFFQNPYESESLISFANEPQPGEAPGGSSVRHVQMQCPECGSEFENFQVFQDHIFCHDLESTE encoded by the exons ATGGCCTCCGACGCGCCCCCCACTTCCATGCTCCAGCCGGAGGAGCGCAACTACTCTCAGGTGGTCTTCAGCAGGGTGGAGCAGTCCTATGTGCCTGGCATAGACATCATATGTTACTTTACTTACACCTCAGGGTTTCATCCTGCCAAGAAGGACTGGGTGGGCATCTTTAAG GTTTCCTGGAAGACAACTAGAGAGTACTACACCTGGGTCTCCGCTGATTGTGAAGAGCAGGGTTTGGAGAAGCGCGTGACCTTTAAAG CATATTACTTGCCCAAGGAAAGTGATGACTATTACCAGTTTTGCTATGTGGATCAGAAGGGCGAGGTGCGAGGTGTCAGCATCCCCTTCCAGTTGTGCCGCAAAATCCAGGATGAAGGCGAGGAGGACATTCTGCTGGTGACAACTGAG GAGGAGGCTCAAGGGATGAAGGAAAAGCAAAGGGTGCTAGAG GAAAAGGTAGCGGCCTTGGAGAAAGATAAATGCACCTTGCAAGATGAGTGCACACAGCTGGCTTTAGAACAGAAGAACAAAGCGGCACTGATAGAGTCTCTGCAGGCCCAGCAGTTGGAATGTGCCAAGAAAAATGAGGAGCTGGACCAACAAAATCAG GAGCTTGAAAGGCAACTAGAGGAGGAAAAATGCAAGAATGGGTCTCTTCACCTGAAGGTGGTATCTGCTGAAGAGGAGCGAGAGAGAGTGCAGAATGACATTAGATCCCTGCAGCTGGAGCAGAACCA GTTAAAGGAAGAAAATATGGAACTTCACAAACATACAAATGATATGGAGTTTTCACTGAAAAAATACTCAGAAGAAGCAAAAAATCAGGAG GAGGAGGTGCAAGAGCTAAAGGACAAGCTATGGGACGCAGAAGCAAAACATCACCTGCTCCAG GTGCAGCTGCAAGACATACAGATGGAGAAGAAGAAGGATAAGTATTCAATAGAATTGCTGACTAAGGAG GCTGAAAAGGTGGCTGATCTTAGGCAGAACCTAGAGAAGAAGGACAAGACTATGGAAACCATGGAAAAGCAGTTGGCTCAGTTGCAG AGAGAGAATGCAACTGTGCTGCGACAAATGGAGGACTTAAGCTACACCTTGGAACTGAGAAAGGCTGAAATCAGTGACATGCAACAGCAGCGCGTG AGAGATGGAGCAGAGATTGAGCATCTGAACCGCTTGCTCACTGAGCAATCTTCATCCACTCCCCGGAACCAAGGCCTGTTTTTCCAGAACCCTTACGAAA GCGAAAGTCTGATTTCATTTGCAAATGAG CCCCAGCCCGGAGAAGCTCCCGGAGGCAGCAGCGTGCGGCATGTACAAATGCAGTGCCCGGAGTGTGGGTCTGAGTTTGAGAATTTTCAGGTGTTTCAGGATCATATCTTCTGCCATGACCTGGAGTCAACGGAGTAA